From Paludisphaera rhizosphaerae, the proteins below share one genomic window:
- a CDS encoding Gfo/Idh/MocA family protein: MLDASKPQRLRVGVVGLGRLWESRHRPSLLRLQDKFRVTALYDQVARRAQIEAGQLGCTACEGLAGMIARPDVDVIYLLSPQWFGLHPAFLACEAGKPVYCALPLSGDLSELERLAERVEATGVPFMTEFARRCYPATLRLRELLATTLGAPRLVVGWSRLYSFDRYAQPGPLVQVVPLPLAIDPGSYLLDWCSFVFGGTPQSLVSSRSVVLPAQSGKEADFESFTAVFPGGATAQVSYGRYHRGEWGEASRFLPPAGFQVFAEHGAAWLEMPDRIQWWDAEGPHEERLPLEPSVGDALNEQFHRLVHGAPSLAPTIQDALDVARLVRDLEQSRAEGRVVGREEASEP; encoded by the coding sequence TTGCTAGACGCGTCGAAACCGCAGCGGCTCCGGGTCGGGGTCGTCGGCCTGGGCCGCCTTTGGGAGAGCCGTCACCGGCCTTCGCTCCTGCGCCTTCAGGACAAGTTCCGCGTCACGGCCCTGTACGATCAGGTGGCTCGCCGCGCCCAGATCGAGGCCGGCCAGCTTGGCTGCACAGCCTGCGAGGGGCTGGCCGGGATGATCGCCCGTCCCGATGTGGACGTGATCTACCTGCTCTCTCCCCAGTGGTTCGGCCTGCACCCGGCCTTCCTGGCCTGCGAGGCCGGCAAGCCCGTCTACTGCGCCCTGCCACTCTCCGGCGACCTTTCCGAACTGGAAAGGCTGGCTGAGCGGGTCGAGGCGACCGGCGTCCCCTTCATGACCGAGTTCGCCCGCCGCTGCTATCCGGCGACCCTCCGGCTTCGCGAACTGCTGGCGACGACCCTGGGAGCGCCCAGGCTCGTTGTGGGGTGGTCCCGGCTCTACAGCTTTGACCGCTACGCCCAGCCGGGCCCGCTCGTGCAGGTCGTCCCGCTCCCTTTGGCGATCGATCCCGGCAGCTACCTGCTGGACTGGTGCTCGTTCGTGTTCGGCGGGACGCCGCAATCGCTCGTTTCAAGCCGGTCGGTCGTGCTGCCGGCCCAATCGGGGAAAGAGGCGGACTTCGAGAGCTTCACGGCGGTTTTCCCGGGCGGGGCGACCGCCCAGGTTTCCTACGGCCGATACCATCGAGGCGAGTGGGGCGAGGCCAGCCGATTCCTCCCCCCCGCGGGTTTCCAGGTCTTCGCTGAGCATGGAGCCGCCTGGTTGGAGATGCCCGACCGGATCCAGTGGTGGGACGCCGAGGGGCCGCACGAGGAGCGGCTGCCGCTGGAGCCCTCGGTGGGCGACGCCCTCAACGAGCAGTTCCACCGGCTCGTCCACGGGGCTCCCTCGCTGGCCCCGACGATCCAGGACGCCCTGGACGTCGCCCGCCTCGTCCGCGACCTGGAGCAGAGCCGCGCTGAAGGGCGCGTCGTCGGCCGTGAAGAGGCGAGCGAGCCGTGA
- the dtd gene encoding D-aminoacyl-tRNA deacylase yields MRAVVQRVSRASVTVDGEVVGRIGAGWLVLLGVAKGDGPEDAARLAEKILNLRAFEDEDGKMNRSVQDVRGGVLVVSQFTLMADCRAGRRPGFSEAAEPETAEALYREFVRLVDASGLEIATGVFRADMAVALVNDGPVTFLLDSRRQF; encoded by the coding sequence ATGCGAGCGGTCGTTCAACGTGTATCTCGAGCCTCAGTGACCGTCGACGGCGAGGTCGTCGGCCGGATCGGCGCCGGATGGCTCGTCCTCCTGGGTGTCGCGAAGGGGGACGGCCCCGAGGACGCCGCCCGCCTCGCCGAGAAGATCCTCAACCTCCGGGCCTTTGAGGATGAGGACGGCAAGATGAACCGGAGCGTCCAGGACGTCCGAGGAGGCGTCCTGGTCGTCAGCCAGTTCACCCTGATGGCCGACTGCCGCGCCGGGCGTCGGCCGGGCTTCTCCGAGGCCGCCGAGCCCGAGACGGCCGAGGCCCTCTACCGGGAATTCGTCCGACTGGTCGACGCCTCGGGCCTGGAGATCGCCACCGGCGTCTTCCGCGCCGACATGGCCGTCGCGCTGGTCAACGACGGCCCGGTCACGTTCCTGCTCGACAGCCGCCGCCAGTTCTGA
- a CDS encoding FGGY-family carbohydrate kinase — translation MSDSQPIVLGLDVGTQSLRAALVDLSGKTLAYGVEPIETTYPRPAWAEQQPQDWWTAAKSATRKALASSGIDPSRVAAIGLDCTACTVVACTMDGEPLRPSLLWMDQRAHVEANEISATGDPVLKYVSGRVSPEWMLPKALWLKRNEPETFDRAERLVECTDWMMHRLTGEWTLSLNHLAVKWNYARPDGGWPLAMIAAVGLQDLPAKWPQTILPLGKPAGGLCARAAEELGLKPGTLVAQGGIDAYLGMLGLGATGDGDVALIVGSSTCHLAQTREGVFGSGAAGCCPDATVEGLYTIEAGQTATGSILDWYRRHFAAREQAEAEAKGVNVYSILDEKAAAVPPGSDGVVVREDWQGNRSPYKNPHARGAIVGLSLSHGPGHVFRALYEATAMGTRDILADCSRHGLSVERVFIGGGGAKSPLWLQIHADVLQKPIHLTREGESCALGSAMCAAVAAGIYKDFDEAAGAMVAIERVVEPDPKNAAVYDDLFAQYVDLYHRLNDEA, via the coding sequence ATGAGCGACAGCCAACCGATCGTCCTGGGCCTCGACGTCGGCACCCAGAGCCTCCGCGCCGCGCTCGTCGACCTGAGCGGCAAAACCCTCGCCTACGGCGTCGAGCCGATCGAGACGACCTACCCGCGTCCCGCCTGGGCCGAGCAGCAGCCGCAGGACTGGTGGACGGCCGCGAAGTCGGCAACGCGCAAGGCGCTGGCGTCGTCGGGGATCGACCCGTCTCGGGTTGCGGCGATCGGGCTGGACTGCACGGCCTGCACGGTTGTCGCCTGCACCATGGATGGCGAGCCGCTCCGCCCGTCGCTGCTCTGGATGGACCAGCGGGCCCACGTCGAGGCGAATGAGATCAGCGCCACCGGCGACCCCGTCCTGAAATACGTCTCGGGCCGGGTCTCGCCCGAGTGGATGCTCCCCAAGGCCCTCTGGCTGAAGCGGAACGAGCCCGAGACCTTCGACCGCGCCGAGCGGCTCGTCGAGTGTACGGACTGGATGATGCACCGGCTGACCGGCGAGTGGACGCTCTCGCTGAACCACCTGGCCGTGAAGTGGAACTACGCCCGACCCGACGGCGGCTGGCCGCTGGCGATGATCGCGGCCGTCGGCCTGCAAGACCTCCCCGCGAAATGGCCGCAGACGATCCTGCCGCTGGGCAAACCGGCCGGCGGCCTCTGCGCCAGGGCGGCCGAGGAACTGGGGCTTAAGCCCGGGACGCTCGTCGCCCAGGGCGGCATCGACGCCTACCTCGGCATGCTCGGCCTGGGGGCGACGGGGGACGGCGACGTCGCGCTGATCGTCGGCTCCAGCACCTGCCACCTGGCCCAGACCCGCGAGGGGGTCTTCGGCTCGGGCGCCGCCGGCTGCTGCCCGGACGCGACCGTCGAAGGGCTCTACACCATCGAGGCCGGCCAGACGGCCACGGGCTCCATCCTGGATTGGTACCGCCGTCACTTCGCCGCCCGCGAGCAGGCCGAGGCCGAGGCGAAAGGCGTCAACGTCTACTCGATCCTCGACGAGAAGGCCGCCGCCGTCCCGCCGGGCTCCGACGGCGTTGTCGTCCGCGAGGACTGGCAGGGGAACCGCTCGCCCTACAAGAACCCGCACGCCCGCGGGGCGATCGTCGGCCTGTCACTCTCACACGGCCCCGGCCACGTCTTCCGCGCCCTCTACGAGGCGACCGCGATGGGAACCCGCGACATCCTCGCCGACTGCTCCCGCCACGGCCTGAGCGTCGAGCGGGTCTTCATCGGCGGCGGCGGCGCCAAGTCGCCGCTCTGGCTTCAGATCCACGCCGACGTCCTCCAGAAGCCAATCCACCTGACCCGCGAGGGCGAATCCTGCGCCCTGGGCTCCGCCATGTGCGCCGCCGTCGCCGCCGGCATCTACAAGGACTTCGACGAGGCCGCCGGCGCGATGGTCGCCATCGAGCGAGTCGTCGAACCCGACCCGAAGAACGCCGCCGTCTACGACGACCTCTTCGCCCAATACGTCGACCTGTACCACCGCCTCAACGACGAGGCGTGA
- a CDS encoding bifunctional UDP-N-acetylglucosamine diphosphorylase/glucosamine-1-phosphate N-acetyltransferase GlmU yields MAIEGPVAIILAAGQGKRMKSDRAKVLHEVCGRPMISYVVDAARGAGAKTIVVVVGYAADQLYAALDGEPDIRFAVQEEQLGTGHAVKVCRPLLEGCEEPIMVLVGDEPLLRPEPLADLLDRQRKEQAACLLGTAEVADPMGFGRILRDSAGRFLRIVEERDCTPEEKAIREVNPSCYVFEPAALWDALDRIGTSNAQGEYYLTDAPEELLRSGQKVVALNVLSADDILGVNTRQHLAQAGAIMQARIQDHWMTEGVSIVDPPNTYIDGRATIGRDTVVYPFSVITGDVKIGSHCKIGPFAHIRPGTTLAEGVEIGAFVEVNRSTIETGSYARHLAYLGDARVGSNVNIGCGAITANFDGVHKHPTVIGDGARIGSNSVMVAPVEIGAGAVVGAGTVVTKGDDVPAGATVVGVPARPISKSTG; encoded by the coding sequence ATGGCCATCGAAGGACCTGTGGCGATCATCCTGGCGGCCGGCCAGGGAAAGCGGATGAAGTCGGACCGGGCGAAGGTCCTGCACGAGGTCTGCGGCCGGCCGATGATCTCGTACGTCGTCGACGCTGCCCGTGGCGCGGGGGCGAAGACGATCGTGGTGGTCGTCGGCTACGCGGCTGATCAGCTCTACGCGGCCCTGGATGGTGAGCCCGACATCCGGTTCGCCGTTCAGGAAGAACAGCTCGGCACTGGCCACGCCGTGAAGGTCTGCCGGCCGCTGCTGGAGGGCTGCGAGGAGCCGATCATGGTCCTCGTCGGCGACGAGCCGTTACTGCGTCCCGAGCCCCTGGCCGACCTCCTCGACCGCCAGCGCAAGGAGCAGGCCGCCTGCCTCCTTGGGACAGCCGAGGTCGCCGATCCCATGGGCTTCGGCCGGATCCTCCGCGATTCGGCCGGCCGCTTCCTCCGGATCGTCGAGGAACGCGACTGCACGCCCGAGGAGAAGGCGATCCGCGAGGTCAACCCGAGCTGCTACGTCTTCGAGCCGGCCGCCCTCTGGGACGCGCTCGACCGGATCGGCACCAGCAACGCCCAGGGCGAATACTACCTGACCGACGCCCCTGAGGAGCTGCTGCGGTCGGGCCAGAAGGTGGTGGCCCTCAACGTCCTCTCGGCCGACGACATTCTGGGGGTGAACACCCGACAGCATCTCGCCCAGGCTGGGGCGATCATGCAGGCCCGTATCCAGGACCACTGGATGACCGAGGGGGTCTCGATCGTCGACCCGCCCAACACCTACATCGACGGCCGCGCGACGATCGGCCGCGACACGGTCGTCTACCCCTTCAGCGTCATCACCGGCGACGTGAAGATCGGCTCGCACTGCAAGATCGGCCCGTTCGCCCACATTCGGCCGGGCACGACCCTGGCCGAAGGCGTGGAAATCGGCGCGTTCGTCGAGGTCAACCGTTCGACGATCGAGACCGGGTCTTACGCTCGCCACCTCGCCTACCTGGGCGACGCCCGCGTGGGCTCGAACGTGAACATCGGCTGCGGCGCGATCACCGCCAACTTCGACGGCGTCCACAAGCACCCGACCGTCATCGGCGACGGCGCCCGCATCGGCTCCAACTCCGTGATGGTCGCCCCCGTCGAGATCGGTGCGGGAGCCGTCGTCGGCGCCGGCACCGTCGTCACGAAGGGGGACGACGTCCCCGCCGGCGCCACCGTGGTCGGCGTGCCGGCGCGGCCGATCTCCAAGTCCACAGGCTGA
- a CDS encoding cation:proton antiporter, producing the protein MHDVDLIVTLTGGLTAALVLGYITFKLRLSPIVGYLLAGIAVGPSTPGFHADQQLADQLAEIGVILLMFGVGLQFHLKELLAVKRVAIPGAICQSLVATVLGTLVGFYHGWGFQAGLVFGLAIAVASTVVLVRVLADNGDLHTQTGHIAVGWLVVEDLFTVFVLVMLPVVFGPGDKTFASVASAVGLATVKVGVMIALTFLVGDRVIPWILDKAAGTRSRELFTLTVLVTALGIAVSAAKIFDVSMALGAFLAGMVVGRSQFSLRAATEALPMRDAFAVIFFVSVGMLFHPAYLLKSPGLIAATLAVILIGKPLAAWLIVHFMGYPMRAAVSIGTVLAQIGEFSFILASAGKSLGILDDEASNALIAAAIITITINPLLYRMIGPMENLLKRFFADPGPVENRIHHEQEEPEESGRHRVVVVGYGPVGKTLARLLRDNQIDPVVIELNMDTVRRLEEVGVRALYGDAMHRDVLEHAGVDKAVGLILSSSTMSGGKETIRLARDINKDVFILARTTYLREVPEMREAGADSVFAGEGEVALAMTESLLHRLGATPEQIDRERARVHAEFSAMIGTAEEASVLAAAEADASGPPASQPVAGAPEMSSARRENPLGE; encoded by the coding sequence ATGCACGACGTCGATCTCATCGTGACCCTCACCGGCGGCCTGACCGCCGCGCTGGTCCTGGGGTACATCACCTTCAAGCTCCGGCTGTCGCCGATCGTCGGCTACCTGCTGGCTGGTATCGCGGTGGGGCCGTCGACGCCGGGGTTTCACGCAGACCAGCAACTCGCCGACCAACTCGCCGAGATCGGCGTGATCCTGCTGATGTTCGGCGTCGGCCTCCAGTTCCATCTCAAGGAACTACTGGCCGTCAAACGGGTGGCGATTCCGGGGGCGATCTGCCAGAGCCTGGTGGCGACGGTCCTGGGGACTCTGGTCGGCTTCTATCACGGGTGGGGCTTCCAGGCGGGACTGGTCTTCGGCCTGGCGATCGCCGTGGCGAGCACTGTCGTCCTCGTCCGCGTGTTGGCGGACAACGGAGACTTGCACACCCAGACGGGCCACATCGCCGTCGGCTGGCTGGTGGTCGAGGACCTGTTCACGGTCTTCGTGCTGGTCATGCTTCCCGTCGTCTTCGGGCCTGGCGACAAGACCTTCGCTTCGGTGGCCTCGGCGGTCGGCCTCGCGACGGTCAAGGTCGGCGTGATGATCGCCCTGACGTTTCTGGTCGGCGATCGCGTCATCCCCTGGATCCTGGACAAGGCGGCGGGGACTCGCTCTCGCGAACTGTTCACGCTCACCGTGCTCGTCACGGCGCTGGGGATCGCCGTTTCCGCGGCCAAGATCTTCGACGTCTCGATGGCTCTGGGGGCGTTCCTGGCGGGGATGGTGGTCGGACGTTCGCAGTTCAGCCTGCGGGCGGCGACCGAGGCCCTCCCGATGCGGGACGCCTTCGCGGTCATCTTCTTCGTCTCGGTCGGTATGCTGTTTCATCCGGCCTATCTGCTCAAGTCGCCCGGTCTGATCGCGGCCACGCTGGCGGTCATTCTGATCGGCAAGCCGTTGGCGGCCTGGCTGATCGTCCACTTCATGGGCTATCCCATGCGGGCGGCCGTCTCGATCGGCACGGTGCTGGCGCAGATCGGCGAGTTCTCATTCATCCTGGCTTCGGCGGGGAAGAGCCTGGGGATTCTCGATGACGAGGCGTCGAATGCGCTGATCGCCGCGGCGATCATCACGATCACCATCAACCCGCTGCTGTACCGGATGATCGGGCCGATGGAGAATCTCCTGAAGCGGTTCTTCGCCGATCCGGGTCCGGTCGAAAACCGCATCCATCACGAGCAGGAGGAGCCTGAGGAGTCGGGCCGACACCGCGTCGTGGTCGTCGGCTACGGGCCGGTCGGCAAGACCCTGGCCCGCCTCCTGCGGGACAACCAGATCGACCCAGTCGTGATCGAATTGAACATGGATACCGTCCGCCGCCTGGAGGAAGTCGGCGTGCGGGCCCTGTACGGCGACGCCATGCATCGGGACGTCCTGGAGCACGCCGGCGTCGACAAGGCCGTCGGCTTGATCCTCTCCAGTTCGACGATGAGCGGGGGCAAGGAGACGATCCGCCTGGCTCGTGACATCAACAAGGACGTCTTCATCCTGGCTCGAACGACCTACCTTCGCGAGGTCCCCGAGATGCGCGAGGCCGGCGCCGACAGCGTCTTCGCCGGCGAGGGCGAGGTCGCCCTGGCGATGACCGAGTCGCTGCTGCACCGCCTCGGCGCGACGCCCGAGCAGATCGACCGCGAGCGAGCCCGCGTCCACGCCGAGTTCTCCGCGATGATCGGCACGGCTGAGGAAGCCTCCGTCCTCGCCGCGGCCGAGGCCGACGCCAGCGGACCACCCGCCTCACAGCCCGTCGCCGGAGCGCCCGAGATGTCCTCGGCCCGTCGGGAAAACCCCCTGGGCGAATGA
- the gatC gene encoding Asp-tRNA(Asn)/Glu-tRNA(Gln) amidotransferase subunit GatC — protein MSLSTQDVAKVAVLARLRLSPQELETFTGQLNAIVDYVAQLQEPDTNGVEPLAHGVEVRNVFRDDVRGEALPREAALTNAPKRNKESFLVPAVLD, from the coding sequence ATGTCGCTTTCGACCCAGGACGTTGCCAAGGTCGCCGTGCTGGCAAGGCTGCGCCTCAGCCCCCAGGAGTTGGAGACCTTCACCGGCCAGCTCAACGCGATCGTCGACTACGTCGCCCAGCTCCAGGAGCCGGACACGAACGGCGTCGAACCGCTGGCGCACGGCGTCGAGGTCCGCAACGTCTTCCGGGACGACGTCCGCGGCGAGGCCCTGCCCCGCGAGGCCGCCCTGACGAACGCGCCGAAGCGGAACAAGGAAAGCTTCCTCGTCCCCGCCGTCCTCGACTGA
- the gatA gene encoding Asp-tRNA(Asn)/Glu-tRNA(Gln) amidotransferase subunit GatA codes for MNADLLKDATATSLLAKLEAGEVTSEEVVRGYLDRADALKRLNVFVHLDPEAVLAQAKAVDVDRKAGRPVGALAGVPVAIKDVLCVNGEPTTCGSRMLKNFRPPYDATVIAKLKKAGAILFGKTNMDEFAMGSSTENSAYGPTLNPWDEERIPGGSSGGSAAAVAADLAPLSLGSDTGGSIRQPAAVCGIVGLKPTYGRVSRYGLIAFASSLDQIGPFTHDLADAALLMKVISGHDDRDATSVDDAVPDYSATLDEKPKSLRIGVAREFFGEGLDPEVEAAVREAIRVYEKAGATIQEVSLPNSKYGVPAYYIVAPAECSSNLSRYDGTIFGHRAEDWSPKYPGEEELHPLVRMMMASRAEGFGAEVKRRIMLGTFALSAGYADQYYNQALKVRRLIRNDFDAAFKDVDVILGPTSPSAAFKLGERTANPLAMYLSDIYTITANLAGIPGLSIPCGLTKSGLPIGLQLLAPAFAEENLLRTARVFERETDWHQKRPTIG; via the coding sequence ATGAACGCCGACCTGCTCAAAGACGCCACCGCCACGTCCCTGCTGGCGAAGCTCGAAGCCGGGGAAGTCACCAGCGAGGAAGTCGTCCGGGGTTACCTCGACCGGGCCGACGCGCTCAAGCGGCTGAACGTCTTCGTCCATCTCGACCCCGAGGCGGTTCTCGCCCAGGCGAAGGCCGTCGACGTTGACCGCAAGGCCGGCCGGCCGGTGGGTGCGCTCGCCGGCGTGCCGGTGGCCATCAAGGACGTCCTCTGCGTCAACGGCGAGCCGACCACCTGCGGCAGCCGGATGCTCAAGAACTTCCGGCCTCCGTACGACGCCACGGTGATCGCCAAGCTCAAGAAGGCTGGCGCGATCCTCTTCGGCAAGACGAACATGGACGAGTTCGCCATGGGCTCGTCGACCGAGAACAGCGCCTACGGGCCGACGCTCAACCCCTGGGACGAAGAACGGATCCCCGGCGGCTCCTCGGGCGGCTCGGCCGCCGCGGTGGCCGCCGACCTGGCCCCGCTGTCGCTGGGCTCCGACACCGGCGGCTCGATCCGCCAGCCGGCCGCCGTCTGCGGCATCGTCGGCCTCAAGCCGACCTACGGCCGGGTCAGCCGATACGGCCTGATCGCCTTCGCCAGCTCGCTCGACCAGATCGGCCCCTTCACCCACGACCTGGCCGACGCCGCGCTCCTGATGAAGGTCATCTCCGGCCACGACGACCGCGACGCTACGAGCGTCGACGACGCCGTCCCCGACTACTCGGCGACCCTCGACGAGAAGCCGAAGTCGCTCCGGATCGGCGTCGCCCGCGAGTTCTTCGGCGAGGGGCTCGATCCCGAGGTCGAGGCGGCCGTCCGCGAGGCGATCCGCGTCTACGAGAAGGCCGGCGCGACCATCCAGGAAGTCTCGCTGCCGAACTCGAAGTACGGCGTCCCCGCCTACTACATCGTGGCCCCCGCCGAGTGCTCCAGCAACCTCTCCCGCTACGACGGCACGATCTTCGGCCACCGCGCCGAGGACTGGTCGCCCAAATACCCCGGCGAGGAGGAGCTGCACCCGCTCGTTCGCATGATGATGGCCAGCCGCGCCGAGGGCTTCGGCGCCGAGGTCAAGCGGCGGATCATGCTGGGGACGTTCGCCCTCTCCGCCGGTTACGCCGACCAGTATTACAACCAGGCGCTGAAGGTCCGCCGCCTGATCCGCAACGACTTCGACGCCGCCTTCAAGGACGTCGACGTGATCCTCGGCCCGACGTCGCCCTCGGCCGCCTTCAAACTGGGCGAGCGTACGGCCAACCCGCTGGCGATGTACCTCTCGGACATCTACACGATCACCGCCAATCTCGCCGGCATCCCCGGCCTGAGCATCCCCTGCGGCCTGACCAAGTCCGGCCTGCCGATCGGCCTGCAGCTTCTGGCCCCGGCCTTCGCCGAGGAGAACCTCCTCCGCACCGCCCGCGTCTTCGAACGCGAGACCGACTGGCACCAGAAGCGACCGACGATCGGATGA